The Alphaproteobacteria bacterium genome has a segment encoding these proteins:
- the phnG gene encoding phosphonate C-P lyase system protein PhnG, translated as MEKIDARRSWLAVLARAERTKLEEALSGLSPRPRWRVVKPAESGLAMVRGRAGGAGQQFNIGEMSVARCVVQVEGGAVGVGYVAGRDRRKAELVAVLDALLQDGPFVERLKRDVIVPLADRQEASRRQVLSKAAATKVDFFTMVRGS; from the coding sequence ATGGAAAAGATCGACGCGCGCAGATCCTGGCTGGCCGTGCTGGCGCGAGCCGAGCGGACGAAGCTGGAAGAGGCGCTGAGTGGCCTGTCGCCGCGACCCCGCTGGCGGGTGGTCAAGCCGGCGGAATCCGGCCTGGCGATGGTGCGCGGGCGCGCCGGCGGCGCCGGCCAGCAATTCAACATCGGCGAGATGAGCGTGGCGCGCTGCGTCGTGCAGGTCGAGGGTGGCGCGGTTGGCGTCGGCTATGTCGCCGGCCGCGACCGTCGCAAGGCCGAGCTGGTCGCCGTGCTCGACGCGCTGCTGCAGGACGGCCCGTTCGTCGAGCGCCTGAAGCGCGATGTGATCGTGCCGCTGGCCGATCGCCAGGAGGCCTCGCGCCGGCAGGTGCTGTCGAAGGCGGCGGCGACCAAGGTCGACTTCTTCACCATGGTGCGCGGCTCATGA
- a CDS encoding SDR family oxidoreductase produces the protein MSEAKRERVLVTGGAGYVGHVLVPRLIAEGYEVVLYDSMLFGNRIAAQPHLTTFDADIRDATTFETAVSGCDTVIHMACISNDPSFELDEKLSTSINYDCFEPLVLASKQAGVKRFIYASSSSVYGVSDAPEVTEDHPLVPLTLYNKYKGLCEPLLWKHQGPGFTCVTIRPATLCGYSPRCRLDLTVNILTNHAVNRGKITVFGGAQKRPNLHIEDMVDAYLVMLRAPADRIAGETFNIGYENHTVMDIALMVKKVVEQEMPERAPIAIERTETNDNRSYHINSDKVGRVLGFTPRRNIEDAVRDLCRAFAAGKLPGSMDDPGYINVRTIKQRNAA, from the coding sequence ATGAGCGAAGCCAAGCGTGAACGCGTCCTCGTCACCGGCGGTGCGGGCTATGTCGGCCATGTCCTCGTGCCGCGCCTGATCGCCGAGGGCTACGAGGTCGTGCTCTACGATTCCATGCTGTTCGGCAACAGGATCGCGGCCCAGCCGCACCTCACGACCTTCGACGCCGACATCCGCGACGCCACGACCTTCGAGACGGCGGTTTCCGGCTGCGACACGGTCATCCACATGGCCTGCATCTCCAACGACCCGAGCTTCGAGCTCGACGAGAAGCTGTCGACCAGCATCAACTACGATTGCTTCGAGCCGCTGGTGCTGGCGTCGAAGCAGGCCGGCGTGAAGCGCTTCATCTACGCCTCGTCGAGTTCGGTCTACGGCGTGTCGGACGCACCGGAGGTCACCGAAGACCATCCGCTGGTGCCGCTGACGCTCTACAACAAGTACAAGGGCCTGTGCGAGCCGCTGCTGTGGAAGCACCAGGGGCCGGGCTTCACCTGCGTCACCATCCGGCCGGCGACGCTGTGCGGCTACAGCCCGCGCTGCCGGCTGGATCTGACGGTGAACATCCTGACCAACCACGCGGTCAACCGCGGCAAGATCACCGTGTTCGGCGGCGCGCAGAAGCGGCCCAACCTGCACATCGAGGACATGGTCGACGCCTATCTGGTGATGCTGCGCGCGCCGGCCGACAGGATCGCCGGCGAGACCTTCAACATCGGCTACGAGAACCACACGGTGATGGACATCGCCCTGATGGTGAAGAAGGTGGTCGAGCAGGAGATGCCAGAACGCGCGCCGATCGCCATCGAGCGCACCGAGACCAACGACAACCGCTCCTACCACATCAACTCCGACAAGGTCGGGCGGGTGCTGGGCTTCACGCCCAGGCGCAACATCGAGGACGCGGTGCGCGACCTCTGCCGCGCCTTCGCCGCCGGCAAGCTGCCCGGCAGCATGGACGATCCCGGCTACATCAACGTGCGCACCATCAAGCAGCGGAACGCCGCGTGA
- a CDS encoding HAD family hydrolase — protein MARAAFLDRDGVLNQAIVRDGRPYAPRRLEDFVVLPEASAAVRRLRDAGFLVIVATNQKDVGEGLLGRETLEAMHARLREAVPVDDIRVCTCVDECPCYKPNPGMLLDAARDWKIDLAASVMIGDRWRDIGAGRNAGCRTIFIDRGYAESLRHTPDLVATDLADAVAQLLDSSSTPCGKNP, from the coding sequence ATGGCCCGTGCCGCCTTCCTCGACCGCGATGGGGTGCTGAACCAGGCGATCGTCCGCGACGGACGTCCCTACGCGCCGCGCAGGCTCGAGGATTTCGTCGTCCTGCCCGAGGCGTCGGCCGCGGTGCGCCGGCTGAGGGATGCCGGCTTCCTTGTGATTGTCGCAACCAACCAGAAGGATGTCGGCGAGGGCCTGCTGGGGCGCGAGACGCTCGAGGCCATGCATGCGCGGCTGCGCGAGGCCGTGCCGGTGGACGATATCCGGGTCTGCACTTGCGTCGACGAGTGTCCCTGCTACAAGCCCAATCCCGGCATGCTGCTGGACGCGGCGCGGGACTGGAAGATCGACCTGGCGGCGAGCGTGATGATCGGAGACCGTTGGCGCGACATCGGCGCCGGCCGCAACGCCGGATGCCGCACTATCTTCATCGATCGCGGCTATGCCGAATCGCTGCGCCACACCCCCGACCTGGTGGCGACGGACCTCGCCGACGCCGTCGCCCAGTTGCTAGACTCCTCTTCGACACCGTGTGGAAAGAATCCATGA
- a CDS encoding adenylyltransferase/cytidyltransferase family protein yields the protein MKTLLEGAFNRKIRTAQELAKVVGAFPRKKRVVMCHGTFDIVHPGHIRHLLYAREKGDVLVVSVTCDEHILKANYRPHVPEGLRAMNLAALEMVDHVVIDRNATPIENIRLIQPDFFVKGYEYGSGPLPPRTQEEKDSVESYGGEIIFTPGDVVFSSSAIIESKLPDLSVEKLALLMRAESVGFADLRRTLADAVGTKVHVVGDTIVDTLTHTELIGANAKTPTFSVRYAGKTDFVGGAGIVAKHLRAAGAEVAFTTVLGDDPLKDFVLEDLERAGVTVKAIVDRTRPTTNKNAFVADGYRLLKVDTLDNRSISDRVLARMAEQVRGLNTDAIVFSDFRHGIFNRGTVPALIEAIPAGVFRVGDSQVASRWGNILDFKDFDLITPNEKEARFALADQDSVVRPLGSRLYREAGCKVLMLKLGARGLMTFRGEVEVPSERAQFFVLDSFVDVVADAVGTGDALLAYATLALKVSGNSVIASILGSVAAAIECEYDGNIPVTPDAVLARLAALESRAEI from the coding sequence ATGAAGACGCTGCTGGAAGGCGCATTCAACCGCAAGATCCGCACCGCCCAGGAGCTGGCGAAGGTCGTGGGCGCGTTCCCGCGCAAGAAGCGCGTGGTGATGTGCCATGGCACGTTCGACATCGTGCATCCCGGCCATATCCGCCACCTGCTCTACGCGCGCGAGAAGGGCGACGTGCTGGTGGTCAGCGTGACCTGCGACGAGCACATCCTGAAGGCCAATTACCGGCCGCACGTGCCCGAGGGACTGCGCGCCATGAACCTCGCCGCGCTGGAGATGGTCGACCACGTGGTGATCGACCGCAACGCCACGCCGATTGAGAACATCCGCCTGATCCAGCCCGATTTCTTCGTCAAGGGCTACGAGTACGGCTCGGGCCCCTTGCCGCCCAGGACGCAGGAGGAGAAGGACAGCGTCGAGAGCTACGGCGGCGAGATCATCTTCACGCCGGGCGACGTGGTGTTCTCCTCCTCGGCGATCATCGAGAGCAAGCTGCCCGACCTTTCGGTCGAGAAGCTGGCGCTTCTGATGCGCGCGGAGAGCGTCGGCTTCGCCGATCTGCGCCGGACCCTGGCGGATGCCGTCGGCACAAAGGTCCATGTCGTGGGCGACACCATCGTCGATACGCTGACCCACACCGAGCTGATCGGCGCCAACGCCAAGACGCCGACCTTCTCGGTGCGCTACGCCGGCAAGACGGACTTCGTCGGCGGCGCCGGCATCGTCGCCAAGCACCTGCGCGCTGCCGGCGCGGAGGTCGCCTTCACCACCGTGCTGGGCGACGATCCACTGAAGGACTTCGTGCTCGAGGACCTCGAGCGGGCGGGCGTCACGGTCAAGGCCATCGTCGATCGCACGCGGCCGACGACCAACAAGAACGCCTTCGTCGCCGACGGCTATCGCCTGCTGAAGGTCGATACGCTCGACAACCGCTCGATCTCCGACCGCGTGCTCGCGCGCATGGCCGAGCAGGTCCGCGGCTTGAACACCGACGCCATCGTGTTCAGCGATTTCCGCCATGGCATCTTCAACCGCGGCACTGTCCCGGCGCTGATCGAGGCCATCCCCGCCGGCGTCTTCCGCGTCGGCGACAGCCAGGTCGCCAGCCGCTGGGGCAACATTCTCGACTTCAAGGATTTCGACCTGATCACACCCAACGAGAAGGAGGCGCGCTTCGCGCTGGCCGACCAGGATTCGGTGGTGCGTCCGCTGGGCTCCAGGCTCTACCGCGAGGCCGGATGCAAGGTGCTGATGCTGAAGCTGGGCGCGCGTGGGCTGATGACCTTCCGTGGCGAGGTCGAGGTGCCCAGCGAACGCGCGCAGTTCTTCGTGCTCGACAGCTTCGTCGACGTGGTCGCCGACGCCGTCGGCACCGGCGACGCGCTGCTCGCCTACGCCACCCTGGCGCTGAAGGTCAGCGGCAATTCGGTGATCGCTTCGATCCTCGGCTCGGTCGCCGCCGCCATCGAGTGCGAGTACGACGGCAACATCCCGGTCACGCCCGACGCGGTGCTGGCCAGGCTCGCGGCGCTGGAAAGCCGCGCGGAGATCTGA
- a CDS encoding antibiotic biosynthesis monooxygenase, with translation MPALDNAKPPVCGTVAFTITWEAKPGEVDALLDVLDRMTAAVRANEPGTLQFRPHRSPDNDHVFFLYELFVDQAAYETHLATPHFRTLILDEAVPKLARRERVAFTPLA, from the coding sequence ATGCCTGCCCTCGACAATGCCAAGCCGCCGGTCTGCGGCACCGTCGCATTCACCATCACCTGGGAAGCCAAGCCCGGCGAGGTGGATGCTCTTCTCGACGTGCTCGACCGCATGACCGCGGCGGTCCGTGCCAACGAGCCCGGCACCCTGCAGTTCCGCCCGCATCGCTCGCCGGACAACGACCACGTGTTCTTCCTCTACGAGCTCTTCGTCGACCAGGCGGCCTACGAGACGCACCTCGCGACGCCGCACTTCCGGACGCTGATCCTCGACGAGGCGGTGCCGAAGCTGGCGCGGCGCGAGCGCGTCGCCTTCACGCCACTGGCGTAA
- a CDS encoding PAS domain S-box protein, protein MGDWSIAERQAPASTMEVGVTTIIDAIDEGVVAVDRAWCVQYLNSAAAYLLGLDAPALLGQPLLHVLGLTSEALLAPEGHSAGFSLCCARPGAWLELRSHVHAKGGLVFLRDVSLDRDAHLAGLAEARAREARRSVNEGLFATSLDLILVANSQGDLIRISPSSRAILGYGPEEMAGRSAIHFIHPDDLEATRAEMRAARRGRVMRQFDCRYMHKDGRAVSLHWTGVWSAVDAQHFFIGRDLTERLAAEERVQRSQRLEAIGQLTGGIAHDFNNLLGLVISSLELLLDRTDLAEDTMEHAAAALHGAQRGADLVRGLLAFARQQPLEPRTVDANALLGNTARLLGRMLGGNIVVEFDGAADLWPVHIDAPNLESAIVNLAVNARDAMPDGGRLTLSTRNATLGQGDQHDMPGFAPGDYVAVTATDTGAGIPPEVMGRIFDPFFTTKEPGRGTGLGLSMVFGFVKQSGGHIHVDSVVGRGTSVRLYLPRAVVEDSADEQAAAAAQSTPAARERILVVEDNAAVRQIVLVQLRKLGYATMEADRASAALALLDAGEPFDLLFTDLAMPGGISGQALAREALSRRGDLKVLFTSGLPGTLAGVEGGADAILAKPYRIDTLARKIRQVLDS, encoded by the coding sequence ATGGGCGATTGGTCGATCGCCGAACGTCAGGCACCGGCCTCCACAATGGAGGTTGGAGTCACCACCATCATCGATGCGATCGACGAGGGTGTCGTCGCGGTCGATCGGGCGTGGTGCGTCCAATATCTCAACAGCGCGGCGGCCTACCTGCTCGGGCTCGATGCGCCGGCGCTGCTCGGCCAGCCGCTGCTGCACGTCCTGGGATTGACCAGCGAGGCGCTGCTCGCGCCTGAAGGGCATAGCGCGGGCTTCAGCCTGTGCTGCGCGCGGCCCGGCGCCTGGCTGGAACTGCGCAGCCATGTCCACGCCAAGGGCGGGCTGGTGTTCCTGCGCGACGTGTCGCTCGACCGCGACGCGCACCTCGCCGGCCTGGCCGAGGCGCGTGCCCGAGAGGCCCGGCGCTCGGTCAACGAGGGCCTGTTCGCCACCTCGCTCGACCTGATCCTGGTGGCCAACAGCCAGGGCGACCTGATCCGCATCAGCCCCAGCAGCAGGGCGATCCTGGGCTACGGCCCGGAAGAGATGGCCGGCCGCAGCGCGATCCATTTCATCCACCCCGACGATCTCGAAGCTACCCGTGCGGAAATGCGCGCCGCGCGCCGCGGCCGCGTCATGCGCCAGTTCGACTGTCGCTATATGCACAAGGACGGTCGGGCGGTGTCGCTGCACTGGACCGGCGTCTGGTCGGCCGTCGATGCCCAGCACTTCTTCATCGGCCGCGACCTGACCGAGCGGCTGGCGGCTGAGGAGCGCGTGCAGCGCTCGCAACGGCTCGAGGCGATCGGCCAGCTTACCGGCGGCATCGCGCACGACTTCAACAATCTGCTCGGCCTGGTGATCAGCAGCCTGGAGCTGCTGCTCGATCGCACCGATCTCGCCGAGGACACGATGGAGCACGCCGCCGCCGCGCTGCACGGCGCGCAGCGCGGCGCCGACCTGGTGCGCGGCCTGCTCGCCTTCGCCCGCCAGCAGCCGCTCGAGCCGCGCACCGTCGACGCCAACGCCCTGCTGGGCAACACCGCGCGCCTGCTCGGCCGCATGCTGGGCGGCAACATCGTCGTCGAGTTCGACGGCGCGGCCGATCTGTGGCCGGTGCATATCGACGCGCCCAATCTCGAATCGGCGATCGTCAATCTCGCGGTCAACGCGCGCGACGCGATGCCGGACGGCGGACGGCTCACCCTGTCGACGCGCAACGCGACGCTGGGGCAGGGCGATCAGCACGACATGCCGGGCTTCGCGCCGGGCGACTACGTCGCGGTGACGGCGACCGACACCGGTGCCGGCATCCCGCCGGAAGTCATGGGCCGCATCTTCGATCCGTTCTTCACCACCAAGGAGCCGGGCAGGGGCACCGGGCTCGGGCTCAGCATGGTGTTCGGCTTCGTCAAGCAATCGGGCGGTCACATCCATGTCGACAGTGTCGTCGGCAGGGGCACCAGCGTGCGGCTCTATCTGCCGCGCGCGGTCGTTGAGGACAGCGCCGACGAGCAGGCGGCGGCCGCGGCGCAATCGACGCCCGCGGCGCGCGAGCGCATCCTGGTGGTCGAGGACAACGCCGCCGTGCGCCAGATCGTGCTCGTCCAGCTGCGCAAGCTGGGCTACGCCACGATGGAGGCCGACCGGGCCAGCGCCGCGCTGGCGCTGCTCGACGCCGGCGAGCCGTTCGACCTGCTGTTCACCGACCTCGCCATGCCCGGCGGCATCAGCGGCCAGGCGCTGGCGCGTGAGGCCCTGTCGCGCCGCGGCGATCTCAAGGTGCTGTTCACGTCAGGCCTGCCCGGCACGCTGGCCGGCGTCGAGGGTGGCGCCGACGCGATCCTCGCCAAGCCCTATCGGATCGACACGCTGGCGCGCAAGATCCGCCAGGTCCTCGATTCGTAG
- the pcp gene encoding pyroglutamyl-peptidase I: MKRVLVTGFEPFDNDTVNPSWEAARRVDGWRCEGHDVVARRLPCVYRAIRPQLGALIDELSPDIVIALGLAGGRVDFSLERVAINVDDARIPDNADEQPIDRPSVEGGPAAYFGTLPIKAILRRVRAAGIAASVSNSAGTFVCNHTFYVARHLAETGRRKFRAGFIHVPYLPEQAARHPGAPSMSVDTLVAALRIAIETSIRIEQDELLAAGATH, from the coding sequence GTGAAGCGCGTTCTGGTGACAGGCTTCGAGCCGTTCGACAACGACACCGTCAACCCGTCGTGGGAGGCGGCGCGGCGCGTCGACGGCTGGCGTTGCGAGGGCCACGACGTTGTCGCGCGGCGCCTGCCCTGCGTCTACCGCGCCATCCGCCCCCAACTTGGCGCGCTGATCGACGAGCTGTCGCCCGACATCGTGATCGCGCTGGGTCTCGCCGGCGGCCGCGTCGACTTCTCGCTCGAACGCGTGGCGATCAACGTCGACGACGCGCGCATTCCCGACAACGCCGACGAGCAGCCGATTGACCGGCCCAGCGTCGAGGGCGGCCCGGCGGCGTATTTCGGCACCCTGCCGATCAAGGCGATCCTGCGCCGCGTGCGCGCTGCCGGCATCGCGGCCTCGGTGTCGAACAGCGCCGGCACCTTCGTCTGCAACCACACCTTCTACGTAGCGCGCCACCTCGCTGAGACCGGGCGGCGGAAGTTCCGCGCCGGCTTCATCCACGTGCCCTATCTGCCGGAGCAGGCCGCGCGCCATCCCGGCGCGCCGTCGATGTCGGTGGACACGCTCGTCGCCGCGCTGAGGATCGCCATCGAGACGTCGATCCGCATCGAGCAGGACGAGCTCCTCGCCGCCGGCGCGACGCATTAG
- the phnH gene encoding phosphonate C-P lyase system protein PhnH, with protein sequence MSPGFAEPVLDAQAAFRATLEAMSRPGRIEELTMRMDPPAGLDPATVAACLTLLDIDTPVWLAPHAAADRAAAWIAFHTGAPLVASAGDAAFVVVLDAGSLSALDDFDWGTDEEPQRGATLIVQVPVLASEGGWRLSGPGIATRAALHVGGLPEAFAAQRRAMNGAFPRGVDILFTSGARLAALPRTTILEA encoded by the coding sequence CTGTCGCCGGGCTTCGCCGAGCCGGTGCTCGACGCCCAGGCCGCGTTCCGCGCCACGCTCGAGGCGATGTCGCGACCCGGCCGCATCGAAGAGCTCACGATGCGCATGGATCCGCCGGCCGGTCTCGACCCGGCGACGGTGGCGGCCTGCCTGACCCTGCTCGACATCGACACGCCGGTGTGGCTGGCGCCGCATGCGGCCGCCGATCGCGCCGCGGCGTGGATCGCCTTCCATACCGGCGCGCCTTTGGTCGCCTCGGCTGGAGACGCCGCCTTCGTCGTCGTGCTCGATGCCGGCTCGCTATCGGCGCTCGATGACTTCGACTGGGGTACCGACGAGGAGCCGCAACGTGGCGCGACGCTGATCGTGCAGGTGCCGGTGCTCGCAAGCGAAGGCGGCTGGAGGCTCAGCGGACCGGGGATCGCGACACGCGCAGCGTTGCATGTCGGCGGATTGCCTGAAGCCTTCGCGGCCCAGCGTCGCGCGATGAACGGCGCGTTCCCGCGCGGCGTCGATATCCTCTTCACTTCAGGCGCGCGCCTTGCGGCGCTGCCGCGCACCACCATCCTGGAGGCCTGA
- the phnF gene encoding phosphonate metabolism transcriptional regulator PhnF — MAVDDDPRPLWRRIADTLRTEVKDGEWKPGARLPGEYALAERFGVNRHTLRQAIEHLEGQGVLRAEQGRGIFVPDPPLDYALGKRARFSETIERSRRVGARDMLSVHNVRATPDIALALSVPTETPLLRLDARALVDGKPAGIGSHYFPAGRFARIGEAWRAERSVTAALRRCGVADYSRRWTRVSAALITASDARLLEVGRGRAVLVTEAVNIDPDGVPIEYGHSRWLSDAMTFVVE; from the coding sequence ATGGCCGTGGATGACGACCCTCGCCCGCTGTGGCGCCGCATCGCCGATACGCTGCGGACCGAGGTCAAGGACGGCGAGTGGAAGCCGGGCGCGCGCCTGCCGGGCGAGTACGCGCTGGCCGAGCGCTTCGGCGTCAACCGCCACACGCTGCGCCAGGCGATCGAGCATCTCGAGGGCCAGGGCGTGCTGCGCGCCGAGCAGGGCCGCGGCATCTTCGTGCCCGACCCGCCGCTCGACTACGCGCTGGGCAAGCGGGCGCGCTTCAGCGAGACCATCGAGCGCTCGCGCCGCGTCGGCGCGCGCGACATGCTGAGCGTGCACAACGTGCGCGCCACGCCCGACATTGCGCTGGCGCTTTCGGTGCCGACCGAGACGCCGCTGCTGCGCCTCGACGCGCGCGCCCTGGTCGACGGCAAGCCGGCCGGCATCGGCAGCCACTACTTTCCCGCCGGGCGCTTCGCGCGCATCGGCGAGGCGTGGCGGGCCGAGCGCTCGGTGACGGCTGCGCTACGCCGCTGCGGCGTGGCCGACTACTCGCGGCGCTGGACGCGCGTCTCGGCGGCGCTGATCACCGCCTCCGACGCGCGCCTGCTCGAGGTCGGCCGCGGCCGCGCCGTGCTGGTCACCGAAGCGGTCAACATCGATCCCGACGGCGTGCCGATCGAATACGGTCACTCGCGCTGGCTGAGCGATGCGATGACCTTCGTGGTCGAATGA
- a CDS encoding LLM class flavin-dependent oxidoreductase, producing MAKLGYLLPTRERVMEGQDETGSLLVLAERAERLGFDSLWVGDSLLARPRHDPLTLLAAVAARTRKPELGTAVLLPALRNPVVLAQQVATLDRIAEGRLILGIGIASDVPNIRAEFVAAGVPFEKRVGRMVEGIALAKALWSGKPVTWEGRWSMKDSVLGPTPHRPGGPPIWLPGSVAAARQRCGRLYDGWFPNGPEPHEYGPQWAEVKDAARAAGRDPASLAAAIYVTLAVDDDAARANARMDAYLEQYYGMAAAIMRKRQSCFAGSAAGAAAWLKGFADAGATHLVVRFAGDHERHLDIVTALRQSLKW from the coding sequence ATGGCGAAACTGGGATATCTGCTGCCGACCCGCGAGCGGGTCATGGAGGGCCAGGACGAGACCGGCTCGCTGCTGGTCCTGGCCGAGCGGGCCGAGCGGCTGGGCTTCGACTCGCTGTGGGTCGGCGACTCGCTGCTGGCGCGGCCCCGCCACGACCCGTTGACACTGCTGGCCGCCGTCGCAGCGCGCACGCGCAAGCCCGAGCTGGGCACCGCCGTGCTGCTGCCGGCCCTGCGCAATCCGGTCGTGCTGGCGCAGCAGGTCGCCACCCTCGATCGTATCGCCGAGGGCCGGCTGATCCTGGGCATCGGCATCGCCAGCGACGTACCCAACATTCGCGCCGAGTTCGTGGCCGCCGGCGTGCCGTTCGAAAAGCGTGTCGGGCGCATGGTCGAGGGCATCGCGCTGGCCAAGGCCCTGTGGAGCGGCAAGCCGGTCACCTGGGAAGGCCGCTGGTCGATGAAGGACAGCGTGCTGGGGCCGACGCCGCACCGGCCCGGCGGTCCGCCGATCTGGCTGCCCGGCTCGGTCGCCGCTGCGCGGCAGCGCTGCGGGCGGCTCTACGACGGCTGGTTCCCCAACGGCCCGGAACCGCACGAATACGGCCCCCAATGGGCCGAGGTGAAGGACGCCGCCAGGGCGGCCGGCCGCGACCCGGCGAGCCTCGCCGCCGCGATCTACGTCACCCTGGCGGTCGACGATGACGCCGCGCGCGCCAACGCGCGAATGGACGCCTACCTGGAGCAGTACTACGGCATGGCGGCGGCGATCATGCGCAAGCGCCAGAGCTGCTTCGCCGGTTCGGCCGCCGGTGCCGCCGCCTGGCTGAAGGGCTTCGCCGATGCCGGTGCCACGCATCTCGTGGTGCGCTTCGCCGGCGACCATGAACGGCATCTCGACATCGTCACCGCTCTGCGCCAATCCCTGAAGTGGTAG
- a CDS encoding GDP-mannose 4,6-dehydratase encodes MSAARPLAVVTGGAGFIGSHAVDLLVARGFRVHVIDNLYGGRERNLEQHAASPDVVVEVRDIRGVAPDDALFAGARYVLHFAGIGDIVPSIEAPAEYMDVNVQGTVRVLEAARHAGVAKFVYAASSSCYGLAAVPTREDHPIDAKYPYALSKWMGEQAGFHWHKVYGLPFNAIRIFNAYGTRSRTSGAYGAVFGVFLKQKLAGRPFTVVGDGTQRRDFLYVTDVAAAFVAAAESEFAGRYWNLGAGRPQSVNRLVELLGGGTVHIPKRPGEPDCTWADISRISQELGWAPKVSFEDGVSRILAEIEYWREAPLWDPASIEAATQSWHRYMAKT; translated from the coding sequence GTGAGCGCGGCCAGGCCGCTCGCGGTCGTCACCGGCGGCGCCGGCTTCATCGGCAGCCACGCCGTCGACCTCTTGGTCGCGCGCGGTTTCCGGGTGCACGTGATCGACAACCTCTACGGCGGGCGCGAGCGCAACCTCGAGCAGCACGCGGCCAGTCCCGACGTCGTCGTCGAGGTCCGCGACATCCGCGGCGTGGCGCCCGACGACGCGCTGTTCGCGGGCGCGCGCTATGTGCTGCATTTCGCCGGCATCGGCGACATCGTGCCCTCGATCGAGGCGCCGGCCGAGTACATGGACGTCAACGTCCAGGGCACGGTGCGCGTGCTCGAGGCGGCGCGGCACGCCGGCGTGGCGAAGTTCGTCTACGCCGCCTCGTCGTCGTGCTACGGCCTGGCCGCCGTGCCGACGCGCGAGGATCATCCGATCGACGCCAAGTATCCCTACGCGCTGTCGAAGTGGATGGGCGAGCAGGCCGGCTTCCACTGGCACAAGGTCTACGGCCTGCCGTTCAACGCCATCCGCATCTTCAACGCCTATGGCACGCGCTCGCGCACCTCGGGCGCCTACGGCGCGGTATTCGGCGTCTTTCTCAAGCAGAAGCTGGCCGGCAGGCCGTTCACCGTGGTGGGCGACGGCACGCAGCGGCGCGACTTCCTCTACGTCACCGACGTCGCCGCGGCCTTCGTGGCCGCCGCCGAGTCGGAATTCGCCGGCCGCTACTGGAACCTCGGCGCCGGCAGGCCGCAATCGGTGAACCGCCTGGTCGAGCTGCTGGGCGGCGGGACGGTGCACATCCCCAAGCGCCCCGGCGAGCCCGACTGCACCTGGGCCGACATCTCGCGCATCAGCCAGGAGCTCGGCTGGGCGCCGAAGGTCAGCTTCGAGGACGGCGTGTCGCGCATCCTCGCCGAGATCGAGTACTGGCGCGAGGCGCCGCTGTGGGATCCGGCCTCGATCGAAGCCGCCACGCAATCGTGGCACCGCTACATGGCGAAGACATGA